One genomic segment of Pristiophorus japonicus isolate sPriJap1 chromosome 8, sPriJap1.hap1, whole genome shotgun sequence includes these proteins:
- the sf3a1 gene encoding splicing factor 3A subunit 1 — MPAGPVQELPPPPQVENQLPEETKEEPPTTKPIVGIIYPPPEVRNIVDKTASFVARNGPEFEARIRQNEINNSKFNFLNPNDPYHAYYRHKVNEFKEGKGQEPSAAIPKVMQQQQQLLPQKVQAQVIQETIVPKEPPPEFEFIADPPSISAFDLDVVKLTAQFVARNGRQFLTQLMQKEQRNYQFDFLRPQHSLFNYFTKLVEQYTKILIPPKGLLLKLKKEAENPKEVLDQVRYRVEWAKFQERERRKEEEERERERVAYAQIDWHDFVVVETVDFQPNEQGHFPPPTTPEELGARILMQERYEKFGESEEVEMEVESDDEVEESEDKPEEAPSQLDQDTQVQDMDEGSDDEDEGQKVPPPPDNPMPPPLPPTPDQVIIRKDYDPKASKPVAGTPAPDEYLISPITGEKIPASKMQEHMRIGLLDPRWLEQRERSIREKQSEDEVYAPGLDIESSLKQLAERRTDIFGVEETAIGKKIGEEEIQKPEEKVTWDGHSGSMARTQQAAQANITLQEQIEAIHKAKGLVPEDDTKEKIGPSKPADLPQPPPPPSGSNSSMNVPPMASMPRPPSMPPPVRNIMSSMPILPRPPMSPVIRLAPGPVLTAPMPPMIPGPRINVVPMPPSAQPVLAPRPPPMVVPAAFVPAPPVLPAPIPSSLPRPPPPLDDEPATKKMKSEDNLIPEEEFLRRSKGPVTVKIQVPNMQDKSEWKLNGQVLVFTLPLTDQVSVVKVKIHEATGMPAGKQKLQYEGIFIKDSNSLAYYNVTSGSVIHLAFKERGGRKK; from the exons CCCAACTACCAAACCCATCGTTGGTATTATCTACCCTCCACCTGAGGTCAGGAACATTGTTGACAAGACTGCTAGTTTTGTAGCCAG AAATGGTCCAGAATTTGAAGCCCGTATCCGGCAGAATGAAATAAACAACTCCAAGTTTAACTTCTTGAATCCGAATGATCCTTACCATGCATATTACCGGCACAAAGTTAATGAGTTCAAGGAGGGGAAAGGACAAGAACCTTCAGCTGCTATACCGAAGGTtatgcagcagcaacagcagctgcTGCCACAGAAA GTACAAGCACAGGTGATTCAGGAAACAATTGTCCCAAAAGAGCCCCCACCTGAATTTGAATTCATTGCTGATCCCCCATCCATCTCCGCCTTTGATCTGGATGTTGTGAAGCTCACTGCTCAATTCGTTGCAAGAAACGGTCGACAGTTTTTGACTCAGCTGATGCAGAAAGAACAACGTAACTATCAGTTTGACTTTCTCCGACCACAGCACAGTCTGTTTAACTATTTCACCAAACTAGTGGAGCAGTACACAAAG ATCTTAATACCTCCAAAGGGATTGCTTCTGAAATTGAAAAAAGAGGCAGAAAATCCTAAAGAAGTTTTAGATCAG GTTAGATATCGAGTTGAATGGGCCAAATTTCAGGAACGTGAGAGGAGGAAAGAAGAGGaagagcgggaaagggagagagtagcCTATGCACAGATTGACTGGCATGACTTTGTGGTGGTGGAAACTGTTGACTTCCAGCCTAATGAACAAG GGCATTTCCCTCCACCAACTACCCCAGAAGAGCTTGGAGCTCGTATTTTGATGCAGGAGAGATATGAGAAGTTTGGGGAGAGTGAGGAGGTTGAAATGGAGGTGGAATCTGATGATGAGGTTGAAGAATCAGAGGATAAACCAGAAGAGGCTCCATCACAGTTGGATCAAGATACACAAGTACAAGATATGGACGAG GGATCAGATGATGAAGACGAAGGTCAGAAAGTGCCTCCTCCTCCTGATAATCCAatgcctcctccacttcctcctactCCAGACCAGGTTATCATTAGAAAGGACTATGATCCCAAAG CTTCAAAACCAGTGGCTGGTACACCCGCACCGGACGAGTATCTCATCTCTCCAATCACTGGGGAAAAGATTCCTGCCAGCAAAATGCAAGAGCACATGCGTATTGGGCTGTTGGATCCACGTTGGTTGGAGCAGCGTGAACGCTCcattagagagaaacagagtgaagatGAAGTGTATGCTCCAG GTCTGGATATTGAAAGTAGTTTGAAGCAGCTGGCTGAACGACGTACTGATATCTTTGGTGTGGAAGAAACAGCCATCGGTAAGAAGATTGGTGAGGAAGAAATTCAGAAACCAGAAGAGAAG GTTACTTGGGATGGTCATTCTGGCAGTATGGCACGCACACAACAAGCTGCACAAGCCAACATCACTCTGCAGGAGCAGATTGAAGCCATCCACAAGGCCAAGGGATTGGTTCCAGAGGATGACACCAAAGAGAAAATCGGACCCAGCAAACCTGCTGATTTACCACAACCCCCACCACCTCCATCTGGATCAAATTCTTCAATGAATGTTCCACCAATGGCATCAATGCCCCGACCACCTTCG ATGCCTCCACCTGTGCGGAATATTATGTCATCAATGCCTATTCTCCCCAGGCCACCAATGTCTCCTGTTATCCGTTTAGCCCCTGGGCCTGTTTTAACAGCTCCCATGCCACCAATGATCCCTGGACCTCGAATCAACGTAGTACCAATGCCTCCATCGGCACAGCCAGTTTTAGCTCCACGCCCACCACCAATGGTGGTACCAGCAG CATTTGTACCTGCACCTCCAGTGCTTCCTGCCCCGATTCCATCTtcacttcctcgtcctcctccaccaCTAGATGATGAGCCAGCAACCAAAAAGATGAAAAGTGAGGATAATCTTATCCCAGAGGAAGAGTTTCTACGAAGAAGCAAG GGTCCAGTCACAGTCAAGATACAGGTACCTAACATGCAGGATAAGTCGGAATGGAAGCTGAATGGCCAGGTCCTCGTTTTCACCCTCCCTCTAACAGATCAG GTGTCTGTTGTCAAGGTGAAAATCCATGAGGCTACAGGAATGCCTGCCGGTAAACAGAAGCTTCAATATGAG gGCATCTTTATTAAAGATTCAAACTCTCTAGCCTACTACAACGTGACCAGTGGCTCAGTTATCCACCTTGCCTTCAAAGAACGAGGAGGTCGAAAGAAGTAG